The nucleotide sequence CGCGCCGGGCGGCGGCACCGACAGCATCGCGCGCGACATGGCGCGCACGCTGGGCGAAAAACTCGGCCAGGCCATCGTGGTGGAGAACCGCGGGGGCGGCGGCGGCTCCATAGGCGCGAATCTGGTGGCACATGCGGCGCCGGACGGCTACACGCTATTGTTCGCCACGTCGACCTTCGTGACGAATGCCGCGGCGGAAGGCACGACGCTATACGACGTGGAGAAGTCCTTCCAGCCCATCGCGCTGATCGGCCGCGGGCCGCTGCTGGTTGTCGCCAACAAAAACGTGCCGGCCGACAATATCGCGCAGTTGCGCGAACTGGCGCTGAAAAAGCCCAATGAGATCAACTTTTGCTCCGCGGGCAACGGCAGCATCAACCACATGTCCGGCGAGCTCTTCAAGCAGCGGGCCGGCGTGCAGATGATCCACATCCCCTACAAGGGCAGCGGTCCCGCGACGCTGGACCTGCTGGCCGGACGCGTGCAGGTATTTTTCGCCACGGTGCCGACCATCCTGCCGCAGGTCAAGGACCAGCGCGTGAAACTGCTTGCCGTGACGAGCAGGACACGGTCGCCCCTGTTCCCGGACACGCCCACGATGGCCGAGGCCGGTATCCCGGATTTCGACGTCAGCACTTGGTGGGGCGTGCTGGCGCCGGCCGGCACGCCGCCGGAAGTGGTCGCCCGGCTGAACGCGGCGGTCAACGACGCCGCCGCCGCGGACCTGGTACGCCAGCGGCTGACGGACGAGGGCGCGCAATCGTTCAAGGGAACGCCCGCGGATTTTGCCGGCGTGCTGCACAGCGAACTGGCGCTGTGGAAAGGCGTGGTCAAGCAGTCGGGCGTGAAGCTGGATTGAGCATCGGGCTCGACTCGGCCGCATCCGCCCCTTCGTAATCGAGGAAATCACATGAAAATCGTAGTGCTGCCCGGTGACGGGATCGGTCCGGAAACCATGGCCGTGGCCGTCGACATGCTGCAGGCCGTCGACCGGCGCTTCGGCCTGGGCTTGCAACTGGAGCACGACATCGCCGGCCACGAAAGCCTGAAGCGCCATGGCGCCACGGTGACGCCCGCGCTGCTGGAGAAAGTGCGCGCCGCCGATGGCCTGATGCTGGGTCCCATGTCGACGTACGACTTCAAGGACGAAGCGAAGGGCGAAATCAACCCCTCGATGTTCTTCCGCAAGAAGCTGGACCTGTACGCCAATATCCGGCCCGCGCGCACATACAAGGGCATTCCCGTCCGCCTGGGCGAGTTCGACCTGGTGGTGGTGCGCGAAAACACCGAAGGCTTCTACGCGGACCGCAATATCGAGTCGGGCGCCAGCGAAATGCTGATCACGCCGGACGTGGTGGTGTCGCTGCGCCGTATTACGCGGCTGTGCTGCGAGCGCATCGCGCGTTCGGCCTTCGAGCTGGCCATGACGCGCAAGAAGCACGTCACCATCGTGCACAAGGCGAATGTGCTGAAAATCGGCGATGGCATGTTCATCGGCGAATGCCACAAGGTCGCCAGGGAATTCCCGGAAGTGCGGGTCGACGACGTCATCGTGGACGCCATGATGGCGCACGTGGTGCGCGCGCCCGACCGCTACGACGTGGTGGTGACCACCAATATGTTCGGCGACATCCTCTCGGACCTGACGGCGGAAATGTCGGGCAGCCTGGGCCTGGGCGGCTCGTTGAACGCCGGCCGCGATCATGCGATGGGCCAGGCGGCGCACGGCTCCGCGCCCGATATCGCGGGCCAGAACATCGCCAACCCTGCCTCGCAGGTGCTGTCGGCCGCGATGCTGCTGAACTGGTACGGCCAGCGCAAGGGCAAGCAGGCCTTCGTGCAGGCCGCCGCCGCGATCGACAAGGCCCTGGAAGAGGCCGTCGCCGCACGCGAATGCACCAAGGATGTCGGCGGCACGCTGGGCACGCGTGAAGCCGGGGCGGCATGGGTGAAGCGGCTGGCCGCTTAATCCCGATGTCAGCTGCGATGTCAACGCGATACGCGATTCGTTTTTAATGAATACACTTCA is from Bordetella bronchialis and encodes:
- a CDS encoding tripartite tricarboxylate transporter substrate binding protein; protein product: MPKSRFLPLRRWLLAATVLLPALAGAQTYPDKPIRLIVPFAPGGGTDSIARDMARTLGEKLGQAIVVENRGGGGGSIGANLVAHAAPDGYTLLFATSTFVTNAAAEGTTLYDVEKSFQPIALIGRGPLLVVANKNVPADNIAQLRELALKKPNEINFCSAGNGSINHMSGELFKQRAGVQMIHIPYKGSGPATLDLLAGRVQVFFATVPTILPQVKDQRVKLLAVTSRTRSPLFPDTPTMAEAGIPDFDVSTWWGVLAPAGTPPEVVARLNAAVNDAAAADLVRQRLTDEGAQSFKGTPADFAGVLHSELALWKGVVKQSGVKLD
- a CDS encoding isocitrate/isopropylmalate dehydrogenase family protein, whose amino-acid sequence is MKIVVLPGDGIGPETMAVAVDMLQAVDRRFGLGLQLEHDIAGHESLKRHGATVTPALLEKVRAADGLMLGPMSTYDFKDEAKGEINPSMFFRKKLDLYANIRPARTYKGIPVRLGEFDLVVVRENTEGFYADRNIESGASEMLITPDVVVSLRRITRLCCERIARSAFELAMTRKKHVTIVHKANVLKIGDGMFIGECHKVAREFPEVRVDDVIVDAMMAHVVRAPDRYDVVVTTNMFGDILSDLTAEMSGSLGLGGSLNAGRDHAMGQAAHGSAPDIAGQNIANPASQVLSAAMLLNWYGQRKGKQAFVQAAAAIDKALEEAVAARECTKDVGGTLGTREAGAAWVKRLAA